From the Cucurbita pepo subsp. pepo cultivar mu-cu-16 chromosome LG05, ASM280686v2, whole genome shotgun sequence genome, one window contains:
- the LOC111795848 gene encoding protein CONSERVED IN THE GREEN LINEAGE AND DIATOMS 27, chloroplastic, translating into MLRLNVYCSSCCSLIPEGRDVRTGFGFGPSLVIRFRRNRRLNRRVLAKALKDDQKDGAGGRFPGQKWDPGLEIEVPFEQRPVNEYSSLKDSALYSWGELGAGPFFLRLGGLWLVSFTVLGVPVAAASFNPSREPLRFVLAAGIGTLLLVSLIVLRIYLGWSYVGDRLLSAVIPYEESGWYDGQMWVKPPEVLARDRLLGSYKVKPVINMLKQTLVGTGVVLVSAVLLFIFSTPVEDFVQTTFSSKQSTSSNVNPDSIINKKYNLRKDELLRLPVEVMADDELAAAAAEAADGRPVYCRDRYYRALAGGQYCKWEDLVK; encoded by the exons ATGCTTCGGCTGAATGTGTACTGCAGCAGTTGCTGCTCTCTGATTCCAGAAGGCAGAGATGTGAGGACTGGCTTTGGATTTGGGCCGTCTCTGGTGATCCGATTCAGACGAAATCGGAGGCTGAATCGAAGGGTTTTAGCCAAAGCCTTGAAGGATGATCAGAAAGACGGCGCCGGCGGCAGATTTCCCGGCCAGAAATGGGACCCTGGTTTGGAAATTGAAGTCCCTTTTGAACAACGGCCG GTGAATGAATACTCATCTCTAAAAGACTCTGCATTGTATTCATGGGGAGAGCTGGGAGCTGGGCCATTCTTCCTTCGCCTTGGAGGGCTTTGGTTAGTAAGTTTCACGGTCTTAGGAGTTCCCGTTGCAGCCGCAAGCTTCAATCCTTCAAGG gAACCTTTGCGATTTGTGCTTGCTGCTGGAATTGGAACCCTTCTCCTCGTCTCCTTGATTGTCCTGAGAATATATCTG GGTTGGAGTTACGTGGGAGATAGGCTGTTATCGGCAGTCATACCTTACGAAGAGAGTGGATGGTATGACGGCCAAATGTGGGTTAAACCCCCTGAG GTTCTGGCTCGTGATAGATTGTTAGGATCTTACAAG GTTAAACCAGTGATCAACATGCTGAAACAAACTCTAGTTGGAACAGGGGTTGTTCTTGTCTCAGCTGTATTATTGTTCATATTTTCGACACCAGTGGAGGATTTTGTACAAACCACATTTTCCTCAAAACAAAGCACATCATCCAACGTTAATCCAGATTCAATCATCAACAAAAAATACAACTTAAG AAAGGATGAGTTGCTTCGGTTACCAGTTGAGGTCATGGCCGACGACGAGCTTGCAGCGGCAGCAGCGGAGGCAGCCGATGGAAGACCAGTTTACTGTAGAGATCGGTATTACCGAGCATTGGCAGGAGGACAATACTGCAAATGGGAGGACTTGGTCAAGTAA